DNA sequence from the Pedobacter schmidteae genome:
CTTACCGCAATGGCGGCCGGACTAGCCCCGGCAATAAATACCCTGTACAGGTAAGGTGGTTTAGGAGTATAGGGATGCAAAGGTTTTGGCACGGCGGGCATGTGGTGCCCGGCATGCATATCGTCATGTTTTTCGCCATCAGACATCGCTTCTCCCCTGCGGTTGGGCGGAATCTGAGTATCTTTGCTCAGTTCAGGCATTTTGCCGGTGGTGTTTACATACATAGCTCCATACATCACAAAACCATGACCGGGATAAGTGCAAACATAAGGGTAAACACCGGCTTCTGCGGGGGCGGTAAAGTTCAACACCTTTTGTTGATGTGGCGACACTACCGGGACAGACCACAGCACTTTGGCCGATTTGGGAATGTAATTTACTGCAGGGCCTTTTTCGCCCAGATTTAATGCGGCTGTTACGATCTCCTCCCGTGCTCCGGGTTTGGTAATCACCATATTATGGTCCATATCATCGGTATTCTCAAAAATGATTTTCACCTTCTGGCCCGGCTTTGCATGAAAACGGACCACATCAAACTGTAGTCCTGTTTCTACCTTCATGTGGATGGTCAACAGATTGTCGGGCACTATTTGGGCCGACAGACCTATTGCCCCCCAGCTCAAAATTATGCTCAAAAAGAAAGCTTTATTCATTTTCATTGCCTATCCTTTTACTGCTGCCAACCAGGCTTGTGCCATTAACTGTGCCCCTGCCATAGTTGGATGCACACCATCCCATGTCCAATACTCGCCCGGCGCATGTTTTATTGCAGTATTGTATACCTGCTGATAAGGAATAAAAGCTGCCTTATACCGATCGGCAATCTCTTTGGCAGCTACCCGAAACTCATTGAAAGCCGGGTCCCACACCTCATAATTGCCTTTAATACCGGCTACACCAAAGGGTTCACCAATAATCAGTCTCAAGTCTGGATTACTTTGCAGAGTTTTGTATATCAACGCATTAAAGTCATCTTTATAAGTTTTGATGGTACCGGTGTATCCTTTAGATTTTACATGCCAGTGGTCATTTACCCCCACATGGATGCTCAGCACATTGGGTTTTATCTGCATACAATCGGCATCCCATCTGGCGGCCAGCTGATAAACTTTATCTCCGCCTACGCCACGGTTATAAATTTTAAGATTTTTGGCAGGATGCTTACACAGCAAGTCCGAAGCGGCCAGAAAGGCATAGCCCGAACCCATTGCCTGAGCGTCGTTAAACAACAATTCCTTTCTGTTTCTTTTAGCATCCGTAATGGAATCGCCCTGAAAAAGCAATATATCATTTGAACGGAGACTGATTTTAGTTCCCTTTTCACTTGCCAACGCTGCCGATACAATTTCGGGGATACTGATGGTCATTGCCCCCGCCAATGAGATTTTTTTAAGGAAATTTCTTCTGCCGTTAGATTGGTTTGGTTCAGTCATGTTATACTTTTTTAGCTTTTATTAAACATTTGGCTGTAATGAATAGCAGCTTCAAAAATGCCTCCACTGCGGGCATAATAATCTTCATTCAATTCAAACACGCCATTTTTAGGTTTTGTCCAGGAGGCTGTGGCCAGGGGATGATAACCCAGCATATTTTTCCAATTCTGATAGTTCATGTCTCCATTGGTTTCCATAAACCCCATGCCTACGCCCGGAAAAGGTTGCAGACGGGCTGCCAGGTTTTTGTTCCAGTCAATCAGAATCGGATTTACCGTCAGATCGGCACATAAACAGGGAATATTTTTCTCATCGGCCAGTCTCGCTATTTTCATGGACAGGCTCAGTGTTTTAGCAATTCCTTTCAACACCAATGCGCCATAGCCTTGCTCTATCCTTCGCAAGGCCGCTACTTCGTCATGCACACTTTCATCTGCGGCCATAGGTAATCCCATATCTCCTACATCTTCGTCATTTTGCTCGGTCAAGGGCTCTTCATAAAACAAAATATGCTCAAATGCCCCAATTTTTCGGGCGTGGTCCAGGTAACGCATCAGCAATTCTTTACGCTCATATCTGCCATTGGCATCCATGGTATAAATCAATTTTCCCGATTCTGTTTGGGTGGTACGCAGGTTTTTCAACGTTTCATGCACCTGTGTCAGTCTTTCCATATCCCTTTGCAACATTTCAGCCTGACTGCCGGGATAACCGGTTTTAATCTTAAACACAAAATATCCGGCGGCGGCGGCATCTTTCAAATCCTGCATAGGCATGCCGTAAGGCACCTGGTACATAATGGCCACCTTGTTGTTGCGGTGCGACAAGCCTTTTTGATAATCCTGTGGAATCATTTCATCAAAAGTTTGGTAGCCATTTTCTGCTGCGTACAACAACCAGGCGGCATTATCTGCACTCACCAGGGCATTGTAAACAAAATTCAGGTTAAGGTCGGTTTTTCTGGTGATCTTCTTTGCGCGCTTCAACAGTTCCGGAAATATGGTATCCAGTAAGTGAACAGGACTGATAAAAGGCGTTTGCTTGATGAGCTCCAGGGCTTCATTTACCACCTTATACATCAATGCATTGCCTTCTGTTTCACTACAAGTGGCAAACAGATCGGCATCACCGTACAATACACTTTGTGTAGCGATACCTATTTTGCCATGCCCCGAAGCGGCATCCAGTTTGGAAGCCACCTGCCAAAGCTCGGTCAGGTAACCACCTTTAAAACCGAAAGGTCGTATGAGTGGTTCCCTTTCAAAAGCTGAACCCGTTTGAAGTACCTTGATTTCTTTCATATGGAGGTGGTTGATCTGCTTTTAGCCATCCATGTTTTTACAAATTCGTCATCTATCAAGTGTGGATAAGCCGCGCAAACACGTTCTATTTCTTCACTTTGGCCAGGCGAAAGCTGTTCTTTTGGATTCAGGCACCAAATCCCTTTTAACAAGCCTTGTTTTCTGAGCACCTCATGAATTCCGGGTATGCAGCCATGAAAAGCATGTGAGGGGTCAAATATGGCGGCGTTCATATCTGTTACTTCCACTCCGCGGGTCAGCAGTTGGGCCATTCCTTTACGTCCGTTTGCTTTACAGACTTTAACCTCCTCAAATAATTTGACGGCAGCATTTGTCCAAACGGCCCAGTGTCCCAAAAGACCACCAATAAATTCTTTTTCTACGGTTTCGCCATTAATTTCAAAGCGATAAGTTGTCAGCAGGTCGGCCACGATATTATCATCATTTCCAGTGTACAACGCTATTTTATCTCTTCTTGAAGCATGACATACTGCCCTTACCACATCCAGCGTCTGATAACGGTTAAAGGCTGCGACTTTGATGGCTTCTACATTTTCAATTTCGGCAAACTGTCGCCAGAAGTCGTAGCTAAAAATACGACCGCCAACGCTGGGCTGCAGGTAAAAACCAAATACAGGTAATATGGCAGCAACTGCCCTTACCCGATCCAATATTTCGGCTTCCGTCCAGCTTTGCAAACCACCCATACTCAAAAGCCCCATATCATAACCATACTTAAGCGCTGTTTGCGCCTCCTGAACAGCTTGTGCTGTTGGCCCGCAAATACCCGCTACTTTGATAAAAGGCCTGTCCAGGCCAGCCTTATCTACTTCTTCAGCAGCCAGCTGAAGCACTTTTTCATACAAATTAATTTCGGGATCCCTGATTTCGAACTGTGTGCTATGCACGCCTACGGCAATCCCCCCTGCGCCAGCAGCCATGTAATAACGGGTCAGCAAACGCTGCTGTTCTTCGTCCAGCTCCCTCGCTTCGGTCAGGGCCAAAGGATGAGCGGGTATAAGCGTCCCTGCATCCAGAAAGCGTTTTAATTCGGGTTTTAATTGTTGTGCCATCAAAATTGTCCTTTCCTTTCCTGAAAATGGGTAGGCTTATTGGAGATTTTTCCACCTCCCTGCAGCCAGCTCACGGTCATCTCCATCATTTCCCTGATAGTAACCCTTGGATAACCAAACAAGCGATGTGCTTCAGACGCGTTGTTGAGCAGCGCTGTAGGCTGCACTTCATTTTCAAATAATGGTGTTTTGTTCATCAACAGGCCAAACTGTTCGGCCAGCCATTTTACAGACAAGGTTTCAGGTCCGGTTACATTCAGTAGTTTGGCAGGGCTGCTGCAATGTAGCAAAGCGCGGATGGCAATTTCATTGGCGTCGCCTTGCCATATGACGTTTACACTTCCGGTGGTGAGATCTATTGGCCTACCTTCGTTTACGGATTTAGCAATTTCCAGCAATACCCCATAACGGAGGTCGATGGCATAGTTGAGCCTGTAAATCAGTGTAGGTGTATTATTTTTTTCAGAGAAATACTGGAATATCCGTTCCCTGCCCAGGCAGGACTGTCCATATTCGCCAACAGGCGCTACAGCATATTCTTCTGAAAGGCCACCACTGGTAACTGGTGTAAAAGGATAGACATTTCCGGTAGAGAAGGCAACTATGCGTGATTTTTTAAAGCGTTCGGCTACGCGACCGGGCAAGTAAGCATTCATGGCCCAGGTAAAGGCTTCCTTTCCGGTGGTTCCAAATTTGGTTCCGGCGAGGTAAATGATATTTGGTACATCGGGCAGGGCTGCCAGATCGGCCTCATTCAACAAGTCGGCCGAAATGGTTTCGATACCTGCCGCTTCCAGTTCTTCGCGGGTAGCTGCGTCCGAGAAACGGGACACGCCGATTACCCGTTTTTTGATGCCGGCCAGGTCAATAGCCAGCCGGGCAAGTTTGGCCATACTGGGGCCCATTTTTCCACCCACACCCAGCAACATGATGTCGCCTTCAATTCGTTGCATATCGGCTATCAATTGTGCTGACGGCTTTAATAATTCTTGTTCCAGTTGTTCTAATTCAGTCATTTGCGTTGATTTTTATTTAAAAAATAGTTCCTTAACATTAATACAGGCCAGTGCAACAAGAATCAGCAGGCCCAGAAAACCAATCAGTTTCACGGCTACAGAATTGGCATGTTTACCCATTATTTTAGCGTCGTTGGAAATGGCATACATGGCTATACCAATAAAAGGTACAATGAGTATGGTAACACTTTGTGCCAAAATAATCAGCTCGAGCGGCAATTTGCCAAAGCTGATAGCGATAGCTGCACCAATCAGCATCACCAGGGCAATCAGGTATCTTACTGTTTTGGAATTCAGCTGGTTTCCAGATCCAATTGCATCACCCAATAAGGTTCCACCTACAGATGCATTTCCTATCAAAGCCGAAAAAGAGGCACCAAACAGGCCACATAAAAACAGTTTGGATGCATTGTCGCCAAATAAAGGTTCCAGCGCCCGCGCCATATCTGTTGCATTGCTCACTTTGATTCCTGTAGGATACAAAACCGTAGCAGCGCAAATCAATACAATTGAAGCCATTAGCCCTAAAATGAGGATACCGGTAAGACTATCGGTACTTTTTTGTTGTACATCCGGATAAATGCGACGTTTTTCCTGTACCAGGTACGATTGATAAAAGGCCCCCACAATGGAAAAAGATGAAGCGATAAAGGCAATGATCAGACCTATGGAATGATCGGGAACTGTAGGCACAAAACCGGCTGCTACCTGGGTAAGGGGCGGTTTGACAAGGAAAACAGTAGTTACAAATGCAAAAAGCATTAAGGTAACCAAGCCTATCATTATCTTTTCAAGTGTTTTATAAAACCCTCTAAAAAAAAGCAGGCCTATACCAATAACGTTGAACACAATAACCCATTGGGTGGTTGAAGTATGCGTCAGTTCGCCCATGGCTATACCTATGCCTATGGAATTGCCCGCCTGAAAGGAAGCAGTGACCAGAAAAACACCAATCCCAACGGCCAGAGCCGCTGCTTTTCCCCATTTCATTCTTATGGTGGAAAGCAAAGATTGCTGAGTTGCAAAACCTATTCGTGCGGCCATGGCCGTAAATACAGCCATAAAAAAGATGGCGGTTAGTACAGTCCACAACAGGGTGTAATTGTATTCGGCCCCAAGCTTTGAGGCTATAGTGATTTTGCTGGGCCCAAACACCAGTGCAGCAGTAATTATTCCAGGCCCCAGCGATAGGAGCCATTTTTTAATATTAGCGATCATTTATGCGGTTTATTTGGTTTTGTTTACGTACCCGAATTTATTCATAATATTTATATTCTCCAATTAAATTTGGTAGTTAAGCCAGATTACCTGGCCACCTGCCTCTATATATTTTCCGCTTCCAATTGGTGATGACTTTTCAGCATGGCAATAAATCCGGCCTTTAGTGCAGTTCCTTTGGCTTTGTGATAGTTAAGTACATCATTTCCAAGCCTGGTATTTAAATGATAGTAACGAACCGTTTTATTAAACTGTACAAATCCATAACGATCAAACAGTTCAGGCATGCTGCTTCCGTTTATTCTCGGTACATGCAGTGTGCAGTTGGTAAAACTGGTACCCAGTTCACTAGCCAAAGCGTAAAACACTTTTTTATCTGTTTTTACTGCCGGACGGAAGCTACAATCGGCAAAACTGAAACCACCAGGCATTGTCCCCTGTTCATC
Encoded proteins:
- a CDS encoding plastocyanin/azurin family copper-binding protein, which translates into the protein MKMNKAFFLSIILSWGAIGLSAQIVPDNLLTIHMKVETGLQFDVVRFHAKPGQKVKIIFENTDDMDHNMVITKPGAREEIVTAALNLGEKGPAVNYIPKSAKVLWSVPVVSPHQQKVLNFTAPAEAGVYPYVCTYPGHGFVMYGAMYVNTTGKMPELSKDTQIPPNRRGEAMSDGEKHDDMHAGHHMPAVPKPLHPYTPKPPYLYRVFIAGASPAAIAVSLPDSLSYCWDAGTCRLRFAWKGGFLDNSDLWKGKGDALAKVVGKVFFRDITFPFSFDEQGTLPRTAYKGYQLINRYPEFHYTINGTDVYEMIRPAANGGLIRAFKIPASNTPIWFTIASAEATNCKASAGEWQNGKLKLTAAQARNFTITMNGTNTPVKEGGKP
- a CDS encoding GDSL-type esterase/lipase family protein yields the protein MTEPNQSNGRRNFLKKISLAGAMTISIPEIVSAALASEKGTKISLRSNDILLFQGDSITDAKRNRKELLFNDAQAMGSGYAFLAASDLLCKHPAKNLKIYNRGVGGDKVYQLAARWDADCMQIKPNVLSIHVGVNDHWHVKSKGYTGTIKTYKDDFNALIYKTLQSNPDLRLIIGEPFGVAGIKGNYEVWDPAFNEFRVAAKEIADRYKAAFIPYQQVYNTAIKHAPGEYWTWDGVHPTMAGAQLMAQAWLAAVKG
- a CDS encoding mandelate racemase/muconate lactonizing enzyme family protein → MKEIKVLQTGSAFEREPLIRPFGFKGGYLTELWQVASKLDAASGHGKIGIATQSVLYGDADLFATCSETEGNALMYKVVNEALELIKQTPFISPVHLLDTIFPELLKRAKKITRKTDLNLNFVYNALVSADNAAWLLYAAENGYQTFDEMIPQDYQKGLSHRNNKVAIMYQVPYGMPMQDLKDAAAAGYFVFKIKTGYPGSQAEMLQRDMERLTQVHETLKNLRTTQTESGKLIYTMDANGRYERKELLMRYLDHARKIGAFEHILFYEEPLTEQNDEDVGDMGLPMAADESVHDEVAALRRIEQGYGALVLKGIAKTLSLSMKIARLADEKNIPCLCADLTVNPILIDWNKNLAARLQPFPGVGMGFMETNGDMNYQNWKNMLGYHPLATASWTKPKNGVFELNEDYYARSGGIFEAAIHYSQMFNKS
- a CDS encoding dihydrodipicolinate synthase family protein, translated to MAQQLKPELKRFLDAGTLIPAHPLALTEARELDEEQQRLLTRYYMAAGAGGIAVGVHSTQFEIRDPEINLYEKVLQLAAEEVDKAGLDRPFIKVAGICGPTAQAVQEAQTALKYGYDMGLLSMGGLQSWTEAEILDRVRAVAAILPVFGFYLQPSVGGRIFSYDFWRQFAEIENVEAIKVAAFNRYQTLDVVRAVCHASRRDKIALYTGNDDNIVADLLTTYRFEINGETVEKEFIGGLLGHWAVWTNAAVKLFEEVKVCKANGRKGMAQLLTRGVEVTDMNAAIFDPSHAFHGCIPGIHEVLRKQGLLKGIWCLNPKEQLSPGQSEEIERVCAAYPHLIDDEFVKTWMAKSRSTTSI
- a CDS encoding NAD(P)-dependent oxidoreductase, encoding MTELEQLEQELLKPSAQLIADMQRIEGDIMLLGVGGKMGPSMAKLARLAIDLAGIKKRVIGVSRFSDAATREELEAAGIETISADLLNEADLAALPDVPNIIYLAGTKFGTTGKEAFTWAMNAYLPGRVAERFKKSRIVAFSTGNVYPFTPVTSGGLSEEYAVAPVGEYGQSCLGRERIFQYFSEKNNTPTLIYRLNYAIDLRYGVLLEIAKSVNEGRPIDLTTGSVNVIWQGDANEIAIRALLHCSSPAKLLNVTGPETLSVKWLAEQFGLLMNKTPLFENEVQPTALLNNASEAHRLFGYPRVTIREMMEMTVSWLQGGGKISNKPTHFQERKGQF
- a CDS encoding Nramp family divalent metal transporter, whose protein sequence is MIANIKKWLLSLGPGIITAALVFGPSKITIASKLGAEYNYTLLWTVLTAIFFMAVFTAMAARIGFATQQSLLSTIRMKWGKAAALAVGIGVFLVTASFQAGNSIGIGIAMGELTHTSTTQWVIVFNVIGIGLLFFRGFYKTLEKIMIGLVTLMLFAFVTTVFLVKPPLTQVAAGFVPTVPDHSIGLIIAFIASSFSIVGAFYQSYLVQEKRRIYPDVQQKSTDSLTGILILGLMASIVLICAATVLYPTGIKVSNATDMARALEPLFGDNASKLFLCGLFGASFSALIGNASVGGTLLGDAIGSGNQLNSKTVRYLIALVMLIGAAIAISFGKLPLELIILAQSVTILIVPFIGIAMYAISNDAKIMGKHANSVAVKLIGFLGLLILVALACINVKELFFK